The Rhopalosiphum maidis isolate BTI-1 chromosome 1, ASM367621v3, whole genome shotgun sequence genome has a segment encoding these proteins:
- the LOC113550666 gene encoding phosphatidylinositide phosphatase SAC1, giving the protein MNSTIADIKSTSLIYNEFNMYICPNNIFIEPVQNPNIILNIDRIDFTSQKQTNNGQIPTEIKSQRIAGILGVVKLLIGPYIIIIKKKEFVGKINGHDIWKLIEIDILPVPKTKLHLNETQDRMDTEYLNMIKQTFNTPYYYFSYTYDLTHTMQRLYNTSTSFVNISMYERADQRFLWNHFLLKNFCMDHHEFCVPIIHGFIAINNCILNGKDFVWTVVSRRSRNRHGPRLLKRGIDLNGNVANFVETEMIVEYNNTKSSYVQTRGSIPLYWAQYPTLKYKPAMQIAQNENHLEAATIHFNEQISIYGQQILINLIDHRGAEQELERNYHDIVTMLDNNKIKYEAFDFHSECKKMRWDRLSILVNRVAHEQDNLKYFLLGSDGKLLILQKGVFRTNCVDCLDRTNVVQSLLGRRILTVMLQKMDILNFGQKVEDQLDFESLFKSVWADHADIISIQYSGTGALKTDFTRTGKRTYNGMFRDLKNSLLRYYKNNLRDGVRQDSIDLVLGNYVVNAEESASLSCPLEVKPALKYFMYPIILMIALAMFMANAVFTSEYNTGTYIFLLFWGTMVMCVLSLIFYYGKEFVNYPRLSSFDNGKRLHHHQS; this is encoded by the exons ATGAACTCTACAATTGCAGACATCAAGTCCACTTCGTTAATTTATAacgaatttaatat gtaTATTTgtccaaataatatatttattgagccAGTACAAAacccaaatataatattgaacattgATCGAATCGACTTTACCTCTCAAAAACaaa CAAATAATGGTCAAATACCAACAGAAATTAAAAGTCAAAGAATTGCTGGAATATTAGGTGttgtaaaacttttaattggcccttatattatcataataaaaaaaaaagagtttgTTGGTAAAATAAATGGTCATGATATATGGAAATTGAtagaaattgatattttaccaGTACCTAAGACTAAACTTCATTTAAATGAAACACaa GACCGAATGGATactgaatatttaaacatgatCAAGCAAACTTTTAAtacaccatattattatttctcataTACATATGATTTAACTCATACTATGCAGAGGCTGTATAATACTTCCACATCATTTGTAAAT atttcaatGTATGAAAGAGCAGACCAGCGATTTCTGTGGAATCATTTTTTACTAAAGAATTTTTGTATGGACCATCATGAGTTTTGTGTTCCCATCATTCATGGat ttattgccataaataattgcattttaaatgGAAAAGATTTTGTTTGGACAGTAGTATCTAGACGATCACGAAATCGTCATGGCCCAAGATTATTAAAACGTGGTATTGATTTGAATGGAAATGTCGCAAATTTTGTTGAGACAGAAATGatagtagaatataataacaccAAGAGTTCTTATGTacag ACACGTGGGTCAATTCCTTTATATTGGGCACAATATCCAACACTTAAATATAAGCCCGCAATGCAGATAGCACAAAATGAAAACCATTTAGAAGCAGCTACCATTCATTTTAATGAACAGATTTCTATTTACGGTCAACAAATTTTGATTAACttg attGATCATAGAGGTGCAGAGCAAGAATTGGAACGCAATTATCATGATATTGTTACTATGTtggacaataataaaattaaatatgaagcATTTGATTTTCACAGTGAGTGTAAAAAAATGAGATGGGATAGACTATCAATTTTGGTTAATAGAGTAGCCCATGAgcaagataatttaaaatactttcttCTCGGATCTGATGGAAAGTTGCTTATCTTACAAAAAGGAGTATTTAGAACTAACTGTGTTGACTGTTTGGATCGAACAAATGTTGTACAAAGTTTATTAGGCCGTAGAATTTTGACTGTTATGTTacag AAAATGGACATATTAAACTTTGGACAAAAAGTTGAAGATCAATTAGATTTTGAGAGTTTGTTCAAATCAGTATGGGCTGATCATGctgatataatatcaattcaaTACTCTGGAACAGGAGCcttaaaaactgattttacaCGAACTGGTAAACGTACTTACAATGGAATGTTTAGAGATTTAAAAAACTCACTTTTGCGGTATTACAAAAACAATCTGAGAGATGGAGTTCgccaa GATAGTATTGATCTTGTTTTGGGAAATTATGTTGTAAACGCTGAGGAAAGTGCATCTTTATCCTGTCCTTTAGAAGTTAAACCGgctcttaaatattttatg tatccaataattttaatgattgcaCTAGCGATGTTCATGGCTAACGCAGTGTTTACTTCTG AATACAACACTGGAACATACATATTTCTTCTATTTTGGGGCACAATGGTAATGTGTGTATtgtcgttaatattttattatgggaAAGAGTTTGTTAATTATCCACGACTGTCAAGTTTTGACAATGGAAAAAGACTTCATCATCATCAGTCTTAG
- the LOC113550665 gene encoding protein HIRA homolog isoform X1, with the protein MIILKPSWISHNGMPIFSIDVHPDGTRLATGGQGRDSGLVMLWNTAAVLDENSENDENVPKMLCQVDSHLASVNCVRWSHSGKFLASGGDDKIIMVWTLSKYPNSGNIVFGTKNIVNIETWKCMFTLRSHSGDILDLAWSPRDSYLASCSVDNTIIIWDAQKFPSVHKVLSGHTGLVKGVSWDPIGKYISSQSDDRTLRIWRTSDWKTDTIVTTPFKDCGGNTSVLRHSWSPDGQYLVSAHAMNNNGPVAKVIERDGWTYEKDYVGHRKAVNCVRFSNSIMERKIGKKNHHMCLCAVGSRDTNVSVWQTGLKRPVVVLESLFQGPVLDLSWSTNGLNLYACSYDGTIAILIFDPKDIGKALTNQDKNVIFEKMYGISPLERHNNNLLIENPAILKMNGTQRSEVQEVDPKKEIKQPPPNVIKPLPPILKKQIETRTSDGRRRITPIFIPPTPDNAEEINVLPFSSSSECKSQVVVERVNNIIEPNISNSCSNFSQESQTPTIIDSTIPRSTPTSVLQISPNRGESKKRPEPIALISNLFSTKKIKFNNVEDNEISSDIRPNFSETTMQKRKFTISNLCTDRVVVENDKCNTINGAISKMKFYSNNFVAWEKVFSSSVVKYCTNKTLSLIVVALSDCTIHVIGSKNGSLICPPYVLSSLVTSISSNNHYLLCMTQNSLSVWNIYKQECVLHEEKLNTLVCSNKNKPVNVQKCMLTENGTSIITLTTGKSYMFSISAKCWMMIGDSGDAIYSNSTQKNKHNGLNKTSGKYPLSVMQAYSSKYKSNLDFKDTEGISELCSKSFLEQQMSAALALESDKEYKYWLLAYVSFLTEREDNDRLRCLCQDLLGVSHGYSNHKKIETIIGMSKHDLLREVLVIVAGSRSTQRLFTEFHDQLQQMSLND; encoded by the exons atgattattttgaaaccaTCATGGATATCTCACAATGGTATGCCCATATTTTCGATCGACGTTCATCCGGATGGTACTCGTCTGGCTACCGGTGGTCAGGGCCGGGATTCCGGACTGGTCATGTTGTGGAACACAGCGGCGGTGCTGGACGAAAACAGCGAAAACGACGAAAACGTACCAAAAATGTTGTGCCAG gttgACAGCCATTTGGCAAGTGTCAATTGTGTTCGATGGAGTCACTCTGGCAAGTTTTTGGCGTCTGGCGGTGACGACAAAATCATCATGGTGTGGACATTGAGCAAATATCCTAATAGTGGAAACATTGTATTTGGcaccaaaaatattgtaaatatcgaAACATGGAAGTGTATGTTCACTTTGCGTTCACACTCAGGTGATATACTTGATCTTGCATGGTCACCCCGTGACTCATATTTGGCATCATGTTCAGTGGacaatacaataatcataTGGGATGCTCAAAAATTTCCATCTGTCCATAAAGTTCTTTCTGGACATACGGGTCTGGTAAAAGGAGTTTCTTGGGATCCaattggtaaatatatttcctCACAATCAGACGATAGAACTTTAAGGATTTGGAGAACATCTGATTGGAAAACAGATACTATTGTTACGACTCCCTTTAAAGACTGTGGTGGAAACACTTCTGTATTACGGCATAGCTGGTCTCCAGATGGTCAATACTTGGTATCGGCTCATGCCATGAACAACAATGGTCCTGTAGCTAAAGTTATTGAAAGAGATGGTTGGACATATGAAAAAGATTACGTAGGACATAGAAAAGCTGTAAATTGTGTGAGATTTAGTAATTCAATAATGGAAAGAAAAATCGGTAAGAAGAATCATCATATGTGTCTATGTGCTGTAGGCTCTAGAGATACTAATGTATCAGTATGGCAAACAGGATTAAAAAGACCAGTTGTTGTTCTAGAAAGTTTATTTCAAGGTCCTGTGTTAGATTTGTCTTGGTCAACAAATGGTTTAAACCTCTATGCTTGTTCATATGATGGAACCAtagcaattttaatatttgatccaAAAGATATTGGAAAAGCACTTACAAAtcaagataaaaatgtaatttttgaaaaaatgtatggtaTCTCACCTTTAGAACgccataataacaatttactcATAGAAAATCCAGCAATACTAAAAATGAATGGTACACAACGATCAGAAGTTCAAGAAGTTGAtcctaaaaaagaaataaaacagCCACCTCCAAATGTAATTAAACCTTTACcaccaattttaaaaaaacaaattgaaactCGTACATCTGATGGACGTAGACGTATTACACCTATTTTTATACCACCAACACCTGATAATGCAGaggaaattaatgttttacccTTTTCATCATCTAGTGAATGTAAAAGTCAAGTAGTTGTTGAaagagtgaataatattatcgagcCTAATATAAGCAACAGTTGCAGTAACTTTAGTCAAGAATCTCAAACTCCAACAATTATTGATTCAACAATACCAAGGAGCACTCCTACATCTGTTTTACAAATATCTCCCAATAGAGGAGAATCCAAAAAAAGACCAGAACCCATAgcattaatatcaaatttattttcaactaaaaaaattaaatttaataatgtggaAGATAATGAAATTTCATCAGATATTCGACCTAATTTTAGTGAAACTACAATgcaaaaaagaaaattcacCATTTCAAACTTATGTACTGATAGAGTTGTTGTAGAAAAcgataaatgtaatacaataaatggagctatttctaaaatgaaattttattctaataattttgtcGCTTGGGAAAAAGTATTTAGCTCAAGTGTAgttaaatattgtactaatAAAACTCTATCATTAATAGTTGTAGCATTAAGTGATTGTACCATTCATGTGATAGGGTCTAAAAATGGCTCATTAATATGTCCGCCCTATGTACTATCTTCTTTAGTAACCTCTATTAGTTCCAATAATCACTACTTATTATGCATGACGCAAAATTCTCTTTCTGTTTGGAACATATATAAACAAGAATGTGTTCTACATGAGGAAAAACTCAACACATTAGtttgttcaaataaaaataaaccagtaaatgtacaaaaatgtatgctGACTGAAAATGGAACATCAATTATCACTTTGACTACTGGTAAATCATATATGTTTTCTATAAGTGCAAAATGTTGGATGATGATCGGTGATAGTGGAGATGCcatatattcaaattctactcaaaaaaataaacacaatggTTTAAATAAGACTAGTGGCAAGTATCCATTGAGTGTTATGCAAGCATATTCTTCAAAGTATAAATCAAACTTAGATTTTAAAGACACTGAAGGGATCAGTGAATTGTGTTCGAAATCATTTTTGGAACAACAGATGTCAGCAGCTTTAGCTTTAGAGTCAGATAAGGAATACAAATATTGGTTATTGGCTTATGTTTCCTTTTTAACTGAAAGAGAAGACAATGATCGATTAAGATGTTTATGTCAGGATTTGTTGGGAGTTTCACATGGTTattcaaatcataaaaaaattgaaacaataattGGTATGTCAAAACATGATCTTTTAAGAGAAGTATTAGTTATTGTAGCTGGTTCAAGAAGTACTCAAAGATTATTTACAGAGTTTCATGATCAACTACAACAAATGTCACTAAACGactga
- the LOC113550667 gene encoding replication protein A 32 kDa subunit-B: MWGDDEGGFNVTMTQSPTTASGVEPKQNTVISVAIRELLDSNEENKNTHVVVVGIVKQVETQTLKNMFTIEDNTGRLLCIQWGDENELSRYPKLIENAYFKVVGSKRIQNDKVTLLCHSVRPLESLNELTHHLLSIIALPYQTEEINMASGTQQSTASNQKDFLISGDNTNGFMDTTNNLSLNPRQLKVYTVIKRCQDEAGYSASDIQKILPEKMSLSEIEKILSFFIEEGHIFSTIDENHYKVTDFGS; the protein is encoded by the exons atgtggGGCGACGATGAAGGTGGATTTAATGTCACTATGACACAAAGTCCAACAACAGCATCTGGAGTAGAACCAAAACAAAATACTGTTATTTCTGTAGCTATTCGTGAATTGCTTGATAGTAAcgaagaaaacaaaaatacacatGTTGTAGTTGTTGGAATTGTCAAGCAG GTTGAAACACAGACGTTAAAGAATATGTTTACAATTGAAGACAACACTGGTCGCTTGTTATGTATTCAATGGGGAGATGAGAACGAATTGTCAAGATATCCTAAGTTGATTGAAAACgcatattttaaagtagttGGTAGTAAAAGAATTCAAAATGACAAAGTCACACTGCTTTGTCATAGTGTAAGACCTTTAGAAAGTCTTAATGAATTAACTCatcatttattaagtattattgcgTTACCATATCAAACCGAGGAAATCAATATG gcTAGTGGGACTCAGCAGTCTACTGCATCAAACCAAAAGGACTTCTTAATCAGTGGTGATAATACTAATGGATTTATGGATACCACTAACAATTTATCCCTGAACCCAAGACAATTAAAGGTTTATACAGTGATAAAGAGATGCCAAGATGAGGCTGGTTATTCAGCATcagatattcaaaaaatacttCCAGAGAAAATGTCGTTGTcagaaatagaaaaaattctttcattttttattgaagaGGGACATATTTTCTCGACCATTGATGAGAATCATTACAAAGTCACTGATTTCGGaagttaa
- the LOC113547852 gene encoding WAS protein family homolog 2, with translation MVQVNKEACIPLLPYDLGYEETILQLIKSLDCLDKVVECVYEHVRGNINSQKSEIVKLSEKLNNIANKVQQLSNTKKSIQVYSSSKYPATHLQKDYKYSYDLEIKSDITNNIQVAHQICVSNDPNDKLKFYHINDENKKLSKNKDIIQVKGLGKLPDDVNYINSLLLFNSNENLYKNYVLFNPYKVKTTPTSKQVEKVQNINKPVFTLPLNDTENQFNYSYTPVYEEVPTIDVPADLPDLPGIAGDVLCFKNEEENIGIPVVSNPSSVVDLPSFDELDEIKNNEIVPEKLIQTEQEIIKPAEPEELSTVVSIQNKNDHVENIDNSVKKEQKVNNTYNDNINTHSVLMDEIRNAGGLQKAKLRSVVDRKTDSETMPTGDGLMADLHKKLAMRRQGISGNNKQNDSSLEGVIYRMASTMLPPNLESESEADGDDDTEGDWDD, from the coding sequence ATGGTTCAAGTTAATAAAGAAGCGTGTATACCACTGTTACCTTATGATCTAGGATATGAAGAGACTATTTTACAGTTAATAAAGTCATTAGATTGTCTAGATAAAGTTGTTGAATGTGTATACGAACACGTAAGAGGTAATATAAATTCCCAAAAATCGGAAATAGTTAAACTGagtgaaaaattaaacaacataGCAAACAAAGTACAACAATTGTCAAATACCAAAAAATCAATTCAAGTTTATTCCAGTTCCAAGTATCCTGCTACACATTTACaaaaagattataaatatagttatgatttagaaataaaatcagATATCACAAACAACATCCAAGTTGCTCATCAAATATGTGTGTCCAATGATCCAAATGATAagcttaaattttatcatattaatgatgaaaataaaaaattatccaaaaataaagatattattcaaGTGAAAGGTCTAGGAAAATTACCTGATGatgttaattacataaattctttattattatttaattcaaatgaaaatttgtacaaaaattatgtattatttaatccttataaagttaaaacaacACCAACAAGTAAACAAGTTGAAAAAgttcaaaacattaataagCCTGTGTTTACACTACCATTGAATGACAccgaaaatcaatttaattattcttacaCGCCAGTATATGAAGAAGTTCCTACTATTGATGTGCCGGCTGATTTACCCGATCTTCCAGGAATCGCAGGTGATGtactatgttttaaaaatgaagaaGAAAACATTGGTATACCAGTTGTCAGTAATCCATCTAGTGTAGTAGATCTTCCAAGTTTTGATGAGttagatgaaattaaaaacaatgaaatagtTCCTGAAAAATTGATACAGACTGAACAAGAAATCATAAAACCAGCAGAACCTGAAGAATTGTCAACTGTTGtatctatacaaaataaaaatgatcatgTTGAAAACATTGATAATTCTGTTAAAAAGGAACAAAAGgtgaataatacttataacgataatattaatacacacaGTGTTTTAATGGACGAAATAAGAAATGCAGGAGGATTACAAAAAGCTAAATTACGTTCAGTGGTTGATAGGAAAACTGACAGTGAAACAATGCCTACAGGAGATGGATTAATGGCAGATTTGCATAAAAAGTTAGCGATGCGAAGGCAAGGGATTTctggtaataataaacaaaatgataGCAGCTTAGAAGGGGTTATATATCGTATGGCTTCAACAATGTTACCTCCAAATCTTGAATCTGAAAGTGAAGCAGATGGTGATGACGACACAGAAGGTGATTGGGATGATTGA
- the LOC113550665 gene encoding protein HIRA homolog isoform X2, with amino-acid sequence MVWTLSKYPNSGNIVFGTKNIVNIETWKCMFTLRSHSGDILDLAWSPRDSYLASCSVDNTIIIWDAQKFPSVHKVLSGHTGLVKGVSWDPIGKYISSQSDDRTLRIWRTSDWKTDTIVTTPFKDCGGNTSVLRHSWSPDGQYLVSAHAMNNNGPVAKVIERDGWTYEKDYVGHRKAVNCVRFSNSIMERKIGKKNHHMCLCAVGSRDTNVSVWQTGLKRPVVVLESLFQGPVLDLSWSTNGLNLYACSYDGTIAILIFDPKDIGKALTNQDKNVIFEKMYGISPLERHNNNLLIENPAILKMNGTQRSEVQEVDPKKEIKQPPPNVIKPLPPILKKQIETRTSDGRRRITPIFIPPTPDNAEEINVLPFSSSSECKSQVVVERVNNIIEPNISNSCSNFSQESQTPTIIDSTIPRSTPTSVLQISPNRGESKKRPEPIALISNLFSTKKIKFNNVEDNEISSDIRPNFSETTMQKRKFTISNLCTDRVVVENDKCNTINGAISKMKFYSNNFVAWEKVFSSSVVKYCTNKTLSLIVVALSDCTIHVIGSKNGSLICPPYVLSSLVTSISSNNHYLLCMTQNSLSVWNIYKQECVLHEEKLNTLVCSNKNKPVNVQKCMLTENGTSIITLTTGKSYMFSISAKCWMMIGDSGDAIYSNSTQKNKHNGLNKTSGKYPLSVMQAYSSKYKSNLDFKDTEGISELCSKSFLEQQMSAALALESDKEYKYWLLAYVSFLTEREDNDRLRCLCQDLLGVSHGYSNHKKIETIIGMSKHDLLREVLVIVAGSRSTQRLFTEFHDQLQQMSLND; translated from the coding sequence ATGGTGTGGACATTGAGCAAATATCCTAATAGTGGAAACATTGTATTTGGcaccaaaaatattgtaaatatcgaAACATGGAAGTGTATGTTCACTTTGCGTTCACACTCAGGTGATATACTTGATCTTGCATGGTCACCCCGTGACTCATATTTGGCATCATGTTCAGTGGacaatacaataatcataTGGGATGCTCAAAAATTTCCATCTGTCCATAAAGTTCTTTCTGGACATACGGGTCTGGTAAAAGGAGTTTCTTGGGATCCaattggtaaatatatttcctCACAATCAGACGATAGAACTTTAAGGATTTGGAGAACATCTGATTGGAAAACAGATACTATTGTTACGACTCCCTTTAAAGACTGTGGTGGAAACACTTCTGTATTACGGCATAGCTGGTCTCCAGATGGTCAATACTTGGTATCGGCTCATGCCATGAACAACAATGGTCCTGTAGCTAAAGTTATTGAAAGAGATGGTTGGACATATGAAAAAGATTACGTAGGACATAGAAAAGCTGTAAATTGTGTGAGATTTAGTAATTCAATAATGGAAAGAAAAATCGGTAAGAAGAATCATCATATGTGTCTATGTGCTGTAGGCTCTAGAGATACTAATGTATCAGTATGGCAAACAGGATTAAAAAGACCAGTTGTTGTTCTAGAAAGTTTATTTCAAGGTCCTGTGTTAGATTTGTCTTGGTCAACAAATGGTTTAAACCTCTATGCTTGTTCATATGATGGAACCAtagcaattttaatatttgatccaAAAGATATTGGAAAAGCACTTACAAAtcaagataaaaatgtaatttttgaaaaaatgtatggtaTCTCACCTTTAGAACgccataataacaatttactcATAGAAAATCCAGCAATACTAAAAATGAATGGTACACAACGATCAGAAGTTCAAGAAGTTGAtcctaaaaaagaaataaaacagCCACCTCCAAATGTAATTAAACCTTTACcaccaattttaaaaaaacaaattgaaactCGTACATCTGATGGACGTAGACGTATTACACCTATTTTTATACCACCAACACCTGATAATGCAGaggaaattaatgttttacccTTTTCATCATCTAGTGAATGTAAAAGTCAAGTAGTTGTTGAaagagtgaataatattatcgagcCTAATATAAGCAACAGTTGCAGTAACTTTAGTCAAGAATCTCAAACTCCAACAATTATTGATTCAACAATACCAAGGAGCACTCCTACATCTGTTTTACAAATATCTCCCAATAGAGGAGAATCCAAAAAAAGACCAGAACCCATAgcattaatatcaaatttattttcaactaaaaaaattaaatttaataatgtggaAGATAATGAAATTTCATCAGATATTCGACCTAATTTTAGTGAAACTACAATgcaaaaaagaaaattcacCATTTCAAACTTATGTACTGATAGAGTTGTTGTAGAAAAcgataaatgtaatacaataaatggagctatttctaaaatgaaattttattctaataattttgtcGCTTGGGAAAAAGTATTTAGCTCAAGTGTAgttaaatattgtactaatAAAACTCTATCATTAATAGTTGTAGCATTAAGTGATTGTACCATTCATGTGATAGGGTCTAAAAATGGCTCATTAATATGTCCGCCCTATGTACTATCTTCTTTAGTAACCTCTATTAGTTCCAATAATCACTACTTATTATGCATGACGCAAAATTCTCTTTCTGTTTGGAACATATATAAACAAGAATGTGTTCTACATGAGGAAAAACTCAACACATTAGtttgttcaaataaaaataaaccagtaaatgtacaaaaatgtatgctGACTGAAAATGGAACATCAATTATCACTTTGACTACTGGTAAATCATATATGTTTTCTATAAGTGCAAAATGTTGGATGATGATCGGTGATAGTGGAGATGCcatatattcaaattctactcaaaaaaataaacacaatggTTTAAATAAGACTAGTGGCAAGTATCCATTGAGTGTTATGCAAGCATATTCTTCAAAGTATAAATCAAACTTAGATTTTAAAGACACTGAAGGGATCAGTGAATTGTGTTCGAAATCATTTTTGGAACAACAGATGTCAGCAGCTTTAGCTTTAGAGTCAGATAAGGAATACAAATATTGGTTATTGGCTTATGTTTCCTTTTTAACTGAAAGAGAAGACAATGATCGATTAAGATGTTTATGTCAGGATTTGTTGGGAGTTTCACATGGTTattcaaatcataaaaaaattgaaacaataattGGTATGTCAAAACATGATCTTTTAAGAGAAGTATTAGTTATTGTAGCTGGTTCAAGAAGTACTCAAAGATTATTTACAGAGTTTCATGATCAACTACAACAAATGTCACTAAACGactga